One Cololabis saira isolate AMF1-May2022 chromosome 12, fColSai1.1, whole genome shotgun sequence DNA window includes the following coding sequences:
- the LOC133456897 gene encoding solute carrier family 2, facilitated glucose transporter member 1-like: MECSEEVTPHLMMAVGTAVIGSLQFGYNTGVINAPQTIIEGFYNETWISRFSQPIPQSTLTALWSLSVAIFSVGGMLGSFSVGLFVNRFGRKNSMLMANVLAFIAAVFMGFSKLATSFEMLIVGRFIVGLYSGLSTGFVPMYVEEISPTSLRGALGTLHQLGVVIGILMAQIFGIESVMGNASLWPLLLSFTLLPALLQCALLPYCPESPRYLLINCNEESKACSVLIKLRGTDDVNEDIQEMREESHKMMREKKVTIAELFRSPLYRQPIMVAIMLQLSQQLSGINAVFYYSTRIFERAGVSQPVFATIGAGVVNVAFTVVSLFIVERMGRRPLHLTGLMGMAVSAVFLTVAMALLDQLKWMSYVSVVAIFSFVAFFEIGPGPIPWFIVAELFSQGPRPSAIAVAGFSNWSANFLVGMCFPYVEQLCGPYVFVIFIVLLLGFFVFTYFKVPETKGRSFDEIAAGFRHSSGQGDKYSAAEEFNTLRGDDPDL; this comes from the exons GTGACTCCCCACCTTATGATGGCTGTGGGAACAGCTGTGATTGGATCGCTGCAGTTTGGCTACAACACAGGTGTCATCAACGCTCCTCAGACT ATCATCGAGGGCTTCTACAATGAGACGTGGATCAGCAGGTTTTCGCAGCCCATCCCTCAGAGCACTTTAACAGCTCTGTGGTCTCTCTCCGTGGCCATCTTCTCCGTGGGAGGAATGCTTGGCTCCTTCTCCGTCGGCCTCTTCGTCAACCGCTTCGGCAG AAAGAACTCCATGCTCATGGCCAACGTGCTGGCCTTCATAGCTGCTGTGTTTATGGGCTTCTCGAAGTTGGCCACCTCCTTTGAGATGCTCATCGTTGGGCGTTTTATCGTGGGTCTCTACTCTGGTCTCTCCACTGGCTTCGTTCCCATGTATGTGGAGGAAATCTCCCCCACGTCTCTCCGTGGAGCACTGGGGACCCTGCACCAGCTCGGTGTGGTGATCGGTATTCTCATGGCACAG ATTTTTGGGATTGAGTCCGTGATGGGGAACGCTTCCCTGTGGCCGCTCCTGCTGAGTTTTACTCTGCTGCCGGCCTTGCTGCAGTGTGCCCTGCTACCCTACTGTCCTGAGAGCCCCCGATACCTCCTCATCAACTGCAACGAGGAGAGCAAAGCCTGCAGCG TCTTAATAAAGCTGCGGGGAACCGACGATGTGAACGAGGACATCCAGGAGATGAGGGAGGAGAGCCATAAGATGATGAGGGAGAAGAAGGTGACCATCGCAGAGCTGTTCCGCTCCCCCCTCTACCGCCAGCCCATCATGGTCGCCATCATGCTGCAGCTGTCGCAGCAGCTGTCCGGCATCAACGCC gtgttttactACTCGACGAGGATCTTTGAGCGAGCGGGTGTTTCCCAGCCCGTCTTTGCAACCATCGGTGCCGGAGTGGTCAACGTCGCCTTCACCGTGGTTTCT TTGTTCATAGTGGAGCGTATGGGCCGGAGACCCCTCCACCTCACTGGTCTGATGGGGATGGCAGTTTCAGCAGTGTTTCTCACCGTTGCCATGGCGCTGTTG GACCAGCTCAAGTGGATGTCGTATGTCAGCGTCGTGGCCATCTTCAGCTTCGTGGCGTTCTTTGAGATCGGCCCCGGGCCCATCCCCTGGTTCATCGTGGCCGAGCTCTTCAGCCAGGGACCCCGGCCTTCGGCCATCGCCGTCGCCGGCTTCTCCAACTGGTCTGCCAACTTCCTCGTGGGAATGTGCTTCCCATACGTTGAG caactttgtggCCCGTACGTCTTCGTCATCTTCATCGTCCTGCTGCTCGGTTTCTTCGTCTTCACCTACTTCAAGGTGCCGGAAACCAAAGGCCGCAGCTTTGACGAGATCGCAGCAGGTTTCCGGCACTCCTCCGGCCAGGGTGACAAGTATTCAGCCGCCGAAGAGTTCAACACCCTCAGGGGGGACGACCCCGACCTCTGA
- the mthfr gene encoding methylenetetrahydrofolate reductase → MVNQVQRVDGSWQSCKSDSSGASNSGGESSKESSRSSTPVLDADRTDRLRDKMRKRMESGDHWFSLEFFPPRTASGAVNLISRFDRMGSGGPLFIDITWHPAGDPGSDKETSSMMIASTAVNYCGLESILHLTCCNQSKEKITGYLAKAKHLGLKNIMALRGDPMGTDWEEEEGGFNYAVDLVKHIRSEFDEYFDICVAGYPTGHPEAESYEEDLRHLKEKVDAGADFVITQLFFRADTFLKFQDDCRAIGITCPILPGIFPIQGYQSLRQLVKLSKLEVPEEITKVIEPIKDNDAAIRNYGIHQAVEMCRVLLDSGKVPGLHFYTLNREVATMEVLRHLGIWKEDPRRPLPWATSANPKRKVEDVRPIFWASRPKSYIYRTQDWDDFPNGRWGNSSSPAFGELNDYYLFYLKSKSSKEALLQMWGEELMNEESVFEVFTCYITAQPNRNGQKVMCLPWNDEPLAQETNLLKDQLEKVNRRGVLTINSQPNINGKSSTDPIVGWGPPGGYVFQKAYLEFFTSSENVTALLTVLKKYEPRVNYHIVNVHGRNLTNAHEMQPNAVTWGIFPGREIVQPTVVDPVSFMYWKDEAFALWIEQWAKLYEDESPSRMIIKYIHDNYFLVNLVDNDFPLDSCLWEVIDDMFELLDAPPEPLGLGPLGIEPLGIEPLGNQPLPE, encoded by the exons ATGGTGAACCAAGTGCAGCGTGTGGATGGCAGCTGGCAGTCGTGCAAGAGCGACTCCAGCGGAGCCAGCAACAGCGGCGGGGAGAGCTCCAAGGAGAGCTCCCGGTCCTCCACGCCGGTGCTGGACGCCGACCGCACGGACCGGCTGCGGGACAAGATGCGCAAGAGGATGGAGTCCGGAGACCACTGGTTCTCCCTGGAGTTCTTCCCTCCGCGCACGGCCAGCGGCGCCGTCAACCTCATCTCAAG ATTTGACCGTATGGGCTCTGGAGGGCCCCTTTTCATCGACATAACGTGGCACCCGGCCGGGGACCCGGGCTCAGATAAGGAGACTTCGTCCATGATGATTGCCAGCACTGCAGTCAACTACTGCGGCCTGGAGAGCATCCTCCACCTGACCTGCTGCAACCAGAGCAAAGAGAAGATCACAGGCTACCTGGCCAAAGCCAAGCACCTGGGCCTCAAGAACATCATGGCTCTGAGAGGAG ATCCGATGGGAACCGactgggaggaagaggagggaggcTTCAACTACGCCGTCGACCTGGTTAAACACATCAGATCAGAGTTCGATGAATACTTTGACATCTGTGTAGCTG GCTACCCCACGGGCCACCCTGAGGCGGAGAGCTACGAGGAAGATCTCAGGCACCTGAAGGAGAAGGTGGATGCTGGAGCAGACTTCGTCATCACGCAGCTGTTTTTCCGAGCCGACACGTTTCTCAAGTTCCAGGACGACTGCAGGGCGATCGGTATCACGTGCCCCATCCTACCTGGCATCTTCCCCATTCAG GGTTACCAGTCTCTACGGCAGCTGGTCAAGCTGTCGAAGCTCGAGGTTCCAGAGGAGATCACCAAAGTCATCGAGCCCATCAAAGACAACGACGCTGCGATCCGTAACTACGGTATCCATCAGGCCGTGGAGATGTGCCGCGTGCTGCTGGACAGCGGGAAAGTACCAGGCCTCCACTTCTACACGCTGAACCGAGAGGTTGCGACCATGGAGGTGCTCCGTCACCTGGGCATCTGGAAGGAAGACCCCCG GCGGCCTCTTCCCTGGGCGACGAGCGCCAATCCCAAGCGGAAGGTGGAGGACGTCCGGCCCATCTTCTGGGCCTCCAGGCCCAAGAGCTACATCTACCGGACCCAGGACTGGGACGACTTCCCCAACGGCAGATG GGGAAACTCTTCGTCTCCAGCGTTTGGCGAGTTAAACGACTACTACCTGTTCTACTTGAAGAGCAAGTCGTCCAAGGAAGCGCTTCTGCAAATGTGGGGCGAGGAGCTGATGAACGAGGAGAGCGTCTTCGAGGTCTTCACCTGCTACATCACCGCCCAGCCCAACCGAAACGGACAAAAG GTGATGTGTTTGCCCTGGAACGACGAGCCTCTGGCCCAGGAGACCAACCTGCTGAAGGATCAGCTGGAAAAGGTCAACAGGCGAGGAGTGCTCACCATCAACTCTCAGCCAAACATCAACGGAAAGTCATCCACGGACCCCATCGTGGGCTGGGGCCCCCCAGGGGGCTACGTCTTTCAGAAG GCTTACCTGGAGTTCTTCACCTCCAGTGAGAACGTGACCGCCCTCCTGACGGTGCTGAAGAAATACGAGCCCCGTGTCAACTACCACATCGTCAATGTTCAC GGACGGAACCTGACCAATGCGCACGAGATGCAGCCGAATGCCGTGACGTGGGGGATCTTCCCGGGCAGGGAGATCGTGCAGCCCACCGTGGTGGATCCAGTCAGCTTCATGTACTGGAAG GACGAGGCCTTCGCGTTGTGGATTGAGCAGTGGGCCAAACTCTACGAGGACGAGTCCCCCTCACGGATGATAATCAAgtacatccatgacaactacTTCCTGGTCAATCTGGTGGACAACGACTTTCCTCTGGACAGCTGTCTGTGGGAGGTCATCGACGACATGTTTGAGCTCCTCGACGCTCCTCCAGAGCCGCTCGGCCTCGGGCCCCTCGGCATCGAGCCGCTCGGCATTGAGCCGCTCGGCAACCAGCCGCTTCCCGAATAA